One stretch of Marinitoga hydrogenitolerans DSM 16785 DNA includes these proteins:
- a CDS encoding alpha/beta fold hydrolase has protein sequence MKQSIYILFIGILIGILFLSKPFILLILSSILIFAISALGLNIISGYTGQISIGHGAFMAIGAFTTAYLTLTYNIPFFINLIIAMLLSAILGIIIGLPALRLRGFYLAIATMAFGIAVEQLIGAFDFLGGHVGLRDIPPLIKNDFGIYIINLIFYVLLSYFAIVLTKSPIGLKYKMIRESEIASRAYGINISYIKLHAFIISAIYGGIAGTLYAHTMGYISPTDFGLATSLNLLAMIIIGGISSIHGGLIGAIVITGLPFIFSRSNIPMSLIFGGLLIIFVLFFPKGIMYGLIISYFKYFEIPYVAFKKKLWRDKKMNGKYVKINGKNIYYYENGNGKTVIMIHGNFASARWFQKVMNIEGFKIFALDLPNFGRSDRIEKCDIDLYADYVKMFMDKLKIEKAIIVGHSLGGAVAQSLSFRYPEKSEKLLLIDSSPINGLKTPEENYPVLEMYKGNKTLLKTALKSIMPENKDEKLLDELTNDALLMNENCFAGNARALEKYDYTDIAKNYKNKVLFILGKKDLLITEAMAKETLKYLNGELKMFDHIGHSIIVEDPELFINELRNF, from the coding sequence ATGAAGCAATCTATTTATATATTATTTATAGGGATATTAATAGGAATTTTATTTTTATCAAAACCTTTTATATTATTGATATTATCAAGTATATTAATATTTGCTATTTCAGCATTGGGTTTAAATATAATTTCTGGATATACAGGACAGATTTCTATAGGGCATGGTGCCTTTATGGCAATAGGAGCTTTTACCACAGCATATTTAACCCTTACATATAATATACCTTTTTTTATTAATTTAATTATAGCGATGTTATTATCTGCAATTTTAGGAATTATAATAGGTTTACCCGCATTGAGATTAAGAGGATTTTATTTAGCTATTGCAACAATGGCATTTGGAATAGCTGTTGAACAATTAATAGGAGCTTTTGATTTTTTAGGAGGACATGTAGGATTAAGAGATATACCTCCTTTAATAAAAAATGATTTTGGCATATACATAATAAATTTAATTTTTTATGTCTTATTATCTTATTTTGCTATTGTTTTGACAAAATCGCCAATTGGATTAAAATATAAAATGATTAGAGAAAGTGAAATAGCTTCAAGGGCGTATGGGATTAATATATCTTATATAAAACTTCATGCTTTTATCATTAGTGCAATATATGGAGGAATTGCAGGTACTTTGTATGCTCATACAATGGGGTATATTTCACCAACGGATTTTGGATTAGCAACATCATTAAATTTATTGGCTATGATTATTATAGGTGGAATATCGTCAATACATGGTGGGCTAATAGGAGCTATTGTAATTACAGGATTGCCATTTATTTTTTCTAGATCAAACATACCAATGTCTTTGATATTTGGAGGGTTGCTGATAATTTTTGTTTTGTTTTTTCCAAAAGGCATTATGTATGGCTTAATTATTTCGTATTTTAAATATTTTGAAATACCATATGTGGCCTTTAAAAAGAAATTATGGAGGGATAAAAAGATGAATGGAAAATATGTTAAAATTAATGGAAAAAATATTTATTATTATGAAAATGGAAATGGGAAAACTGTTATAATGATACATGGGAATTTTGCATCTGCACGATGGTTTCAAAAAGTTATGAATATTGAAGGATTTAAAATATTTGCTTTGGATTTGCCAAATTTTGGAAGATCTGATAGAATAGAAAAGTGTGATATAGATTTATATGCTGATTATGTAAAAATGTTTATGGATAAATTAAAAATTGAAAAAGCTATAATTGTAGGACACTCGTTGGGAGGTGCTGTAGCTCAATCTCTCTCTTTTCGATATCCTGAAAAAAGCGAAAAACTGCTTTTAATAGATTCTTCCCCTATAAATGGATTAAAAACACCAGAAGAGAATTATCCTGTTTTAGAAATGTATAAGGGTAATAAAACTCTTTTAAAAACAGCGTTAAAATCTATTATGCCAGAAAATAAGGATGAAAAATTATTGGATGAACTTACAAATGATGCTCTTTTGATGAACGAAAACTGTTTTGCGGGAAATGCCAGAGCTTTAGAAAAATATGATTATACAGATATTGCAAAAAACTATAAAAATAAGGTATTATTTATACTTGGTAAAAAAGATTTATTAATTACAGAAGCAATGGCTAAAGAAACATTGAAATATTTAAATGGAGAATTAAAAATGTTTGATCATATTGGACATTCAATTATTGTAGAGGATCCAGAGTTGTTTATAAATGAGTTGAGAAATTTTTAA
- a CDS encoding branched-chain amino acid ABC transporter permease has product MWILQGIILGIPQGALYGLMAFGIAIIFNTVGVMNFAHGHAGMIAAFFAFSIYTLTHSLIVSILSALIFGYFLGFLIDKLLKPIKHISHGGMLIVTLGLLMIFEGLSVLIWGTDYQSFPELFTGMPIIINLGENILVMPINDFWITIIAFSIAIIMAFFLKFTRLGIAIRARAQDEVGAEVVGISVDKIDSIVWGIGIMLSSLVAVLIAPKEYIHPNMMVNMQLYGFTAGVLGGFSSLFGAIFGGIILGVLEKIVGIYISPDFQLSIILILIIVMLIVKPSGIFSKGFEGRV; this is encoded by the coding sequence ATGTGGATTCTCCAAGGGATAATCTTAGGAATTCCTCAGGGAGCATTATATGGATTAATGGCATTTGGAATTGCAATTATTTTTAACACAGTAGGTGTAATGAATTTTGCACATGGACATGCAGGAATGATTGCAGCATTTTTTGCTTTTTCGATTTATACATTAACACATAGTTTGATTGTTTCCATTTTATCAGCATTGATATTTGGTTATTTTCTTGGTTTTTTAATAGATAAATTATTAAAACCTATTAAGCATATTTCTCATGGTGGAATGCTAATAGTTACTTTGGGACTATTAATGATATTTGAAGGATTAAGTGTATTGATATGGGGTACAGATTATCAATCTTTTCCAGAATTGTTTACAGGAATGCCAATAATAATAAATTTAGGAGAAAATATATTGGTTATGCCTATTAATGATTTTTGGATAACTATAATAGCTTTTTCAATAGCTATAATAATGGCATTTTTTTTAAAATTTACGAGATTGGGTATAGCTATTAGAGCAAGAGCTCAGGACGAAGTTGGTGCTGAAGTGGTAGGTATTAGTGTAGATAAAATAGATTCAATAGTATGGGGTATAGGAATAATGTTATCTTCTTTAGTAGCTGTTTTAATAGCTCCAAAAGAATATATTCATCCTAATATGATGGTTAATATGCAATTATATGGTTTTACTGCTGGTGTTTTAGGAGGTTTTTCCAGCTTGTTTGGGGCAATATTCGGTGGAATTATTTTAGGTGTTTTAGAAAAAATAGTTGGTATTTATATTTCACCAGATTTTCAATTATCAATAATTTTAATATTAATTATTGTAATGCTTATAGTTAAACCTTCTGGCATTTTTTCAAAAGGTTTTGAAGGGAGAGTTTAA
- a CDS encoding ABC transporter ATP-binding protein, whose translation MLEIKNLFVNYGHVKAVKGISFRLEKGEIVSILGSNGAGKTSTLMGIMNIVKSDREIYFKGENISKDKTTKLVKRGLILCPENRRIFPGLTVEENLKMGSFIRGDEKNNLEKVYNLFPILKNRKKQIAGSLSGGEQQMLAVGRALMGDPEVLMLDEPSLGLAPIIIDEIFNVLIELKKQGISILLVEQNAIKALKISNRAYILETGKIVHSGISKELLYDEKIKKAYLGR comes from the coding sequence ATGCTTGAAATAAAAAACTTATTTGTAAATTATGGACATGTAAAAGCTGTAAAAGGCATATCTTTTAGATTAGAAAAAGGAGAAATAGTTTCAATATTAGGTTCTAATGGAGCAGGCAAAACTTCTACATTAATGGGGATTATGAATATAGTAAAAAGTGATAGAGAAATATATTTTAAAGGAGAAAATATATCAAAAGATAAGACTACAAAGTTAGTAAAAAGAGGATTGATATTGTGTCCTGAAAACAGAAGAATTTTTCCAGGATTAACAGTTGAAGAAAATTTAAAAATGGGAAGTTTTATTAGAGGAGATGAAAAAAATAATTTGGAAAAAGTATATAATCTTTTTCCAATTTTAAAAAATAGAAAAAAACAAATTGCAGGTTCTTTGTCAGGTGGGGAACAGCAGATGCTTGCAGTAGGTAGAGCGTTAATGGGGGATCCAGAAGTTTTAATGCTTGATGAACCTTCATTAGGATTAGCACCCATAATTATTGATGAAATTTTTAATGTTTTAATCGAGTTAAAAAAACAGGGGATTTCAATATTATTAGTAGAGCAAAATGCAATAAAAGCTTTAAAAATAAGCAATAGAGCCTATATCTTAGAAACAGGTAAAATAGTACATTCTGGCATATCAAAAGAATTATTATACGATGAAAAAATAAAAAAAGCTTATCTTGGTAGGTGA